A part of Solenopsis invicta isolate M01_SB chromosome 2, UNIL_Sinv_3.0, whole genome shotgun sequence genomic DNA contains:
- the LOC113003780 gene encoding xyloside xylosyltransferase 1-like isoform X5, with protein sequence MPLLRKVLLRLTILVLLLVAFYCYQTSDGGHWIVFNLQTRNASLANLTATSAATTYSINYLPSTVSISPRNETNYYNVWCIFTKVASNSPMKHKFQIFTDSLLRFASIDITFHVISDDDSRDIAAIVIQNVMVNTGKFMEVFYYNVHKLAAQLEDIVSVMSPHFSSKPGTYYSDALFFISLGLHRIAPSHQRFAVMFDADTKFRKDVKDLFEEFNKFGEKALFGLAPELTPVYRHVLYLYRNKHPTTMFGEPRHKGGYPGYNSGMVLFNLERLRKSHVYNEIVNKDSVDAITEKYHFKNNNNVILKKLICTDINRGQISTHCVFNIVLDIGVI encoded by the exons ATGCCCTTGTTACGTAAGGTGCTGCTGAGGTTGACGATCCTAGTGTTACTTTTGGTAGCATTTTACTGCTATCAAACATCTGATGGAGGACACTGGATCGTGTTTAACCTGCAAACGAGAAATGCGAGTCTGGCAAATCTCACAGCTACCTCGGCAGCAACCACTTATTCCATCAATTATTTGCCTTCAACAGTGAGCATTTCGCCACGAAATGAGACGAATTATTACAACGTATGGTGTATTTTTACCAAAGTTGCCTCAAACTCGCCCATGAAGCACAAGTTTCAAATATTCACGGATTCCTTGTTAAGATTTGCTTCCATAGATATTACCTTTCATGTGATAAGCGATGATGACAGTCGAGATATAGCTGCAATTGTCATTCAAAACGTTATGGTTAACACTGGAAAATTTATGGAA gtattttattacaatgtacACAAACTAGCTGCACAATTGGAGGATATTGTATCTGTCATGTCACCGCATTTCAGCAGCAAACCAGGGACCTATTATTCTGAtgcattgttttttatttcactgGGCTTACATAGAATTGCACCCAGCCATCAGCGATTTGCTGTGATGTTTGATGCGGATACCAAATTTCGTAAAGATGTGAAGGATCTGTTCGAAGAATTTAACAAGTTTGGAGAGAAAGCTCTGTTTGGCTTAGCTCCAGAGCTCACACCAGTTTACCGACATGTTTTGTACTTATATCGCAATAAACATCCGACAACGATGTTTGGCGAACCACGACATAAAGGCGGATATCCCGGCTATAATAGTGGAATGGTGCTCTTTAATTTGGAAAGATTACGGAAGTCACATGTGTACAATGAAATTGTCAATAAAGATAGCGTGGATGCtataacagaaaaatatcaCTTCAAG aataataataatgtaatattaaagaaattaatatgcacagacatcaacagaggGCAGATAAGTACACATTGTGTTTTCAACATAGTGCTCGACATAGG
- the LOC113003780 gene encoding xyloside xylosyltransferase 1-like isoform X6: MPLLRKVLLRLTILVLLLVAFYCYQTSDGGHWIVFNLQTRNASLANLTATSAATTYSINYLPSTVSISPRNETNYYNVWCIFTKVASNSPMKHKFQIFTDSLLRFASIDITFHVISDDDSRDIAAIVIQNVMVNTGKFMEVFYYNVHKLAAQLEDIVSVMSPHFSSKPGTYYSDALFFISLGLHRIAPSHQRFAVMFDADTKFRKDVKDLFEEFNKFGEKALFGLAPELTPVYRHVLYLYRNKHPTTMFGEPRHKGGYPGYNSGMVLFNLERLRKSHVYNEIVNKDSVDAITEKYHFKSWY, encoded by the exons ATGCCCTTGTTACGTAAGGTGCTGCTGAGGTTGACGATCCTAGTGTTACTTTTGGTAGCATTTTACTGCTATCAAACATCTGATGGAGGACACTGGATCGTGTTTAACCTGCAAACGAGAAATGCGAGTCTGGCAAATCTCACAGCTACCTCGGCAGCAACCACTTATTCCATCAATTATTTGCCTTCAACAGTGAGCATTTCGCCACGAAATGAGACGAATTATTACAACGTATGGTGTATTTTTACCAAAGTTGCCTCAAACTCGCCCATGAAGCACAAGTTTCAAATATTCACGGATTCCTTGTTAAGATTTGCTTCCATAGATATTACCTTTCATGTGATAAGCGATGATGACAGTCGAGATATAGCTGCAATTGTCATTCAAAACGTTATGGTTAACACTGGAAAATTTATGGAA gtattttattacaatgtacACAAACTAGCTGCACAATTGGAGGATATTGTATCTGTCATGTCACCGCATTTCAGCAGCAAACCAGGGACCTATTATTCTGAtgcattgttttttatttcactgGGCTTACATAGAATTGCACCCAGCCATCAGCGATTTGCTGTGATGTTTGATGCGGATACCAAATTTCGTAAAGATGTGAAGGATCTGTTCGAAGAATTTAACAAGTTTGGAGAGAAAGCTCTGTTTGGCTTAGCTCCAGAGCTCACACCAGTTTACCGACATGTTTTGTACTTATATCGCAATAAACATCCGACAACGATGTTTGGCGAACCACGACATAAAGGCGGATATCCCGGCTATAATAGTGGAATGGTGCTCTTTAATTTGGAAAGATTACGGAAGTCACATGTGTACAATGAAATTGTCAATAAAGATAGCGTGGATGCtataacagaaaaatatcaCTTCAAG
- the LOC113003780 gene encoding xyloside xylosyltransferase 1-like isoform X2, producing the protein MPLLRKVLLRLTILVLLLVAFYCYQTSDGGHWIVFNLQTRNASLANLTATSAATTYSINYLPSTVSISPRNETNYYNVWCIFTKVASNSPMKHKFQIFTDSLLRFASIDITFHVISDDDSRDIAAIVIQNVMVNTGKFMEVFYYNVHKLAAQLEDIVSVMSPHFSSKPGTYYSDALFFISLGLHRIAPSHQRFAVMFDADTKFRKDVKDLFEEFNKFGEKALFGLAPELTPVYRHVLYLYRNKHPTTMFGEPRHKGGYPGYNSGMVLFNLERLRKSHVYNEIVNKDSVDAITEKYHFKEYYSIKSVLSAVFCNYFFKEFLKVFIIRNFLYIFSYFKSARTLFFNKKMKIRRSSLEINEKKVTHDVHDWISSAHYLKQKIQNDS; encoded by the exons ATGCCCTTGTTACGTAAGGTGCTGCTGAGGTTGACGATCCTAGTGTTACTTTTGGTAGCATTTTACTGCTATCAAACATCTGATGGAGGACACTGGATCGTGTTTAACCTGCAAACGAGAAATGCGAGTCTGGCAAATCTCACAGCTACCTCGGCAGCAACCACTTATTCCATCAATTATTTGCCTTCAACAGTGAGCATTTCGCCACGAAATGAGACGAATTATTACAACGTATGGTGTATTTTTACCAAAGTTGCCTCAAACTCGCCCATGAAGCACAAGTTTCAAATATTCACGGATTCCTTGTTAAGATTTGCTTCCATAGATATTACCTTTCATGTGATAAGCGATGATGACAGTCGAGATATAGCTGCAATTGTCATTCAAAACGTTATGGTTAACACTGGAAAATTTATGGAA gtattttattacaatgtacACAAACTAGCTGCACAATTGGAGGATATTGTATCTGTCATGTCACCGCATTTCAGCAGCAAACCAGGGACCTATTATTCTGAtgcattgttttttatttcactgGGCTTACATAGAATTGCACCCAGCCATCAGCGATTTGCTGTGATGTTTGATGCGGATACCAAATTTCGTAAAGATGTGAAGGATCTGTTCGAAGAATTTAACAAGTTTGGAGAGAAAGCTCTGTTTGGCTTAGCTCCAGAGCTCACACCAGTTTACCGACATGTTTTGTACTTATATCGCAATAAACATCCGACAACGATGTTTGGCGAACCACGACATAAAGGCGGATATCCCGGCTATAATAGTGGAATGGTGCTCTTTAATTTGGAAAGATTACGGAAGTCACATGTGTACAATGAAATTGTCAATAAAGATAGCGTGGATGCtataacagaaaaatatcaCTTCAAG gaGTATTACAGTATCAAAAGCGTTTTGTCTGCagttttttgcaattatttttttaaagaatttttaaaagtttttattatcaggaattttttatacattttttcatatttcaagaGTGCtcgtacacttttttttaataaaaaaatgaaaattagaCGTAGTAGCCTTGAAATCAACGAAAAAAAGGTCACGCATGATGTCCATGATTGGATTAGTTCTGCTcattatttgaaacaaaaaattcaaaatgattcTTAA
- the LOC113003780 gene encoding xyloside xylosyltransferase 1-like isoform X4, whose amino-acid sequence MPLLRKVLLRLTILVLLLVAFYCYQTSDGGHWIVFNLQTRNASLANLTATSAATTYSINYLPSTVSISPRNETNYYNVWCIFTKVASNSPMKHKFQIFTDSLLRFASIDITFHVISDDDSRDIAAIVIQNVMVNTGKFMEVFYYNVHKLAAQLEDIVSVMSPHFSSKPGTYYSDALFFISLGLHRIAPSHQRFAVMFDADTKFRKDVKDLFEEFNKFGEKALFGLAPELTPVYRHVLYLYRNKHPTTMFGEPRHKGGYPGYNSGMVLFNLERLRKSHVYNEIVNKDSVDAITEKYHFKNNNNVILKKLICTDINRGQISTHCVFNIVLDIGNHFT is encoded by the exons ATGCCCTTGTTACGTAAGGTGCTGCTGAGGTTGACGATCCTAGTGTTACTTTTGGTAGCATTTTACTGCTATCAAACATCTGATGGAGGACACTGGATCGTGTTTAACCTGCAAACGAGAAATGCGAGTCTGGCAAATCTCACAGCTACCTCGGCAGCAACCACTTATTCCATCAATTATTTGCCTTCAACAGTGAGCATTTCGCCACGAAATGAGACGAATTATTACAACGTATGGTGTATTTTTACCAAAGTTGCCTCAAACTCGCCCATGAAGCACAAGTTTCAAATATTCACGGATTCCTTGTTAAGATTTGCTTCCATAGATATTACCTTTCATGTGATAAGCGATGATGACAGTCGAGATATAGCTGCAATTGTCATTCAAAACGTTATGGTTAACACTGGAAAATTTATGGAA gtattttattacaatgtacACAAACTAGCTGCACAATTGGAGGATATTGTATCTGTCATGTCACCGCATTTCAGCAGCAAACCAGGGACCTATTATTCTGAtgcattgttttttatttcactgGGCTTACATAGAATTGCACCCAGCCATCAGCGATTTGCTGTGATGTTTGATGCGGATACCAAATTTCGTAAAGATGTGAAGGATCTGTTCGAAGAATTTAACAAGTTTGGAGAGAAAGCTCTGTTTGGCTTAGCTCCAGAGCTCACACCAGTTTACCGACATGTTTTGTACTTATATCGCAATAAACATCCGACAACGATGTTTGGCGAACCACGACATAAAGGCGGATATCCCGGCTATAATAGTGGAATGGTGCTCTTTAATTTGGAAAGATTACGGAAGTCACATGTGTACAATGAAATTGTCAATAAAGATAGCGTGGATGCtataacagaaaaatatcaCTTCAAG aataataataatgtaatattaaagaaattaatatgcacagacatcaacagaggGCAGATAAGTACACATTGTGTTTTCAACATAGTGCTCGACATAGG taatcattttacgtag